One window of Thermocoleostomius sinensis A174 genomic DNA carries:
- a CDS encoding DUF3038 domain-containing protein — protein MPSTIKPDPPKPAWEELTLASQLDSTQLDNIKAQLDLVLLALEALANVGSDAILQAAAALNLTNIVADRVSLWRLRQSSPLRRGQGRKRLDVEEARALVLIICHLARQHQELIRRAVALLEQLTEQNREPHQAALLGDFLDTFSNTYQERMEDGESVSPEQLTHLALKLLIDLLFYSASNGSRRLWLALLDRSMRS, from the coding sequence ATGCCTTCCACCATTAAGCCAGATCCACCAAAGCCTGCCTGGGAAGAGTTGACCCTTGCCAGTCAACTTGATTCGACTCAGCTTGATAACATCAAAGCTCAGTTGGACTTGGTTCTTCTTGCCCTGGAAGCCTTGGCGAATGTTGGTTCCGATGCGATCCTTCAGGCAGCCGCAGCCCTCAATTTGACCAACATTGTGGCCGATCGAGTTTCGCTGTGGCGGCTGCGCCAATCGAGTCCGTTACGGCGGGGGCAAGGACGAAAACGCTTAGACGTGGAAGAAGCACGAGCGCTGGTGTTAATTATTTGTCACTTGGCTAGGCAGCATCAGGAGCTGATTCGTCGGGCGGTTGCTTTGCTGGAGCAATTAACTGAGCAGAATCGAGAGCCGCATCAAGCAGCCCTCCTGGGAGATTTCCTCGACACCTTCAGCAATACCTATCAGGAGCGCATGGAAGATGGCGAAAGCGTATCTCCAGAGCAATTGACCCACTTAGCCCTAAAACTGCTGATTGATTTACTGTTTTATAGCGCTTCTAACGGATCTCGTCGTTTGTGGTTAGCGCTGCTCGATCGATCCATGCGAAGTTAG
- a CDS encoding DUF4335 domain-containing protein, whose product MATSVLRRYTPPTCTLEIAATGSVLSRWTDRTVLKNLRFQLSFDDPKLPLDQQTIVTGNRQQLEALCEAVETYVQSLLNQASSPFNILLAQASRQESSTMAATEFETAKLPSPPTSAATAGIYLKPKGRLTHDLCLGSLARHEGQGMVRLSTLQLFDLANALDEYRTESLTLPSLGRPAWLRSPAGWARVAAVVVLALGATGAVTKFVLDIAAPGSQVVAESGDREVDISTAQRSAPDSTLRTLPSPGIASSDLKLDPLFPPKPPVGAIQPEPVPSEATVGLPPTGVTTAPPPASGVESSPPTVEVPVAASSDPSQVVVVPSPTGDLSSDSPTSPFVDIPPEALSSAAVSPIATGEARSVEPTTITDVTQTGTSANPQIATNRSTAFDSVPQIAEVREYFSRTWEPPTELTQTLEYRLVLNTDGTIQRIIPLGEASERFVDRTSMPLMGDPFVTPLQDIPQLQVRLVLSPDGRVQAFPDGQL is encoded by the coding sequence ATGGCTACATCCGTTCTACGTCGATATACGCCTCCAACCTGTACGCTGGAAATTGCTGCGACGGGTTCAGTATTGTCTCGTTGGACGGATCGCACGGTTCTTAAAAACCTGCGGTTCCAACTCAGTTTTGATGATCCAAAGCTGCCCCTCGATCAACAAACTATTGTTACAGGCAATCGACAGCAGTTAGAAGCGCTGTGCGAAGCAGTAGAAACCTACGTTCAGTCGTTGTTGAATCAAGCGTCTAGCCCATTTAACATACTGTTAGCGCAAGCTTCGCGACAGGAAAGCAGCACGATGGCTGCGACTGAATTCGAGACAGCAAAATTGCCTTCGCCACCCACCAGCGCGGCAACAGCGGGAATTTACCTCAAACCTAAAGGCAGGCTTACCCATGATTTGTGCTTGGGTTCTCTGGCTCGACACGAAGGACAGGGGATGGTTCGTTTATCGACCCTCCAGCTATTTGACCTAGCGAATGCCCTCGACGAGTACCGCACCGAGTCCTTAACGTTACCGTCTCTGGGGCGTCCAGCATGGTTGCGATCGCCCGCAGGTTGGGCAAGAGTAGCCGCCGTGGTGGTACTAGCGCTTGGAGCAACCGGAGCCGTCACTAAGTTTGTTCTAGATATAGCGGCTCCAGGATCTCAAGTGGTTGCTGAGAGTGGTGATCGTGAGGTCGATATTAGCACTGCCCAGCGATCGGCCCCTGATTCGACTCTCAGGACGCTTCCTTCCCCCGGCATTGCCTCGTCTGATCTAAAACTTGATCCGTTGTTTCCTCCCAAACCACCTGTGGGTGCCATTCAACCGGAACCCGTGCCATCGGAAGCAACCGTTGGTTTACCTCCGACGGGTGTAACTACTGCCCCTCCTCCTGCTAGTGGAGTAGAGTCCTCTCCACCCACCGTAGAAGTTCCAGTAGCTGCCTCTTCAGATCCTAGTCAGGTAGTGGTTGTGCCTTCACCAACGGGTGATCTGTCTAGCGATTCACCCACCTCTCCGTTTGTAGATATTCCCCCCGAAGCTCTATCTTCGGCAGCCGTGTCACCGATCGCCACAGGCGAGGCCCGTTCAGTCGAACCAACTACCATCACGGATGTAACTCAAACTGGAACGAGTGCCAATCCGCAAATTGCGACAAACCGCAGTACGGCCTTCGATAGCGTCCCTCAAATTGCAGAAGTGAGAGAGTACTTTTCGCGCACTTGGGAACCTCCCACTGAGCTAACGCAGACACTGGAATATCGACTGGTGTTGAATACAGATGGCACCATTCAACGCATTATTCCGTTGGGAGAGGCCTCTGAGCGGTTTGTCGATCGCACTAGTATGCCCCTGATGGGCGATCCGTTCGTAACGCCCTTACAGGACATTCCACAACTGCAAGTCCGGTTGGTGCTGAGTCCAGATGGCCGGGTTCAGGCATTTCCCGATGGTCAACTATAG
- a CDS encoding glycosyltransferase, producing MTTTSPLETQGVKASKRPLFRPQVATVVLLGVVLLAGAIVAAWFTGQGTISRIFNQLNQLQSNPPLWLEVPLVAGAYLLVPTVMLFVIVLVVMKVSPQPRAWSRFVVVGILLALTLRYFLWRSLSTLNLNTPINGLFSLGLFFMELLMLTSTSIQLFLMLRVRDRRREADWLAMDVVEKRFTPTVDVMIPTYNEPAFILRRTIIGCQAIDYPFKTIYLLDDTRRPEIEALAAELGCEYRTRPDNRFAKAGNLNHAIAQTDGELIVVFDADFVPTRNFLTRTIGFFQDPQVALVQTPQTFYNADPIARNLGLENILTPEEEVFYRQIQPIRDGAGSVICSGTSFVVRRSALEATGGFVTDSLSEDYFTGIRLTAQGYRLIYLDEKLSAGLAAENIAAHALQRLRWARGTLQAFFIKANPLTIPGLNFLQRLAHLEGLLHWFTSLSRVGFLLMPLAYSFLGVIPLRATAAELLYFFLPYYLVQLAVFSWLNYRSRSALLSDIYSLVLAFPLALTVIQVMLNPFSRGFKVTPKGTASDRFSFNWNLAWPLLALFVATAVSLWVNVGNCMIKGAWAETVPPDIAVQIKGIGLGWIWSAYNLIMIGIALLILLDVPRPSPYEWFNLQRTVKLTVLDTSEHTFYGITTMMSEVGAELALTQAGFPRLAPEETLPVCLEIQENGLHLQGEVVRSGFDGEFPTVRIMFEPMNLLQQRQLTEMLFCRPGQWKSRCTPNEFQSLWLLFRILLRPRVLFDRHIDVSAVSVAQV from the coding sequence ATGACCACAACTTCTCCTTTAGAGACCCAAGGTGTGAAGGCGTCCAAGCGCCCCCTGTTTCGACCACAAGTTGCAACCGTGGTTTTGCTAGGAGTTGTGTTGCTGGCAGGGGCGATCGTTGCTGCCTGGTTCACCGGACAAGGAACCATCAGTCGCATCTTTAATCAACTGAATCAACTACAGTCCAACCCACCGCTGTGGTTAGAAGTGCCTTTGGTAGCTGGGGCCTACTTACTAGTACCAACGGTGATGTTGTTTGTAATTGTGTTGGTGGTGATGAAGGTGTCGCCCCAACCGCGTGCTTGGTCGCGTTTTGTTGTTGTGGGAATTCTGCTAGCGCTGACTCTGCGCTATTTTTTGTGGCGATCGCTCTCAACTTTAAACCTCAATACCCCGATAAACGGACTGTTCAGTTTGGGGCTGTTTTTCATGGAATTGTTGATGCTGACAAGTACAAGCATCCAACTGTTCTTGATGTTGCGGGTGCGCGATCGCCGTCGCGAGGCCGACTGGTTGGCAATGGATGTCGTCGAAAAGCGCTTCACGCCTACGGTGGATGTCATGATCCCCACCTACAATGAACCCGCATTCATTTTGCGTCGTACCATTATCGGTTGTCAGGCGATCGACTATCCTTTCAAAACCATTTATTTGCTGGACGACACCCGCCGTCCGGAAATTGAAGCGCTAGCAGCAGAGTTAGGCTGCGAATATCGTACTCGACCGGATAATCGCTTTGCTAAAGCGGGAAATTTGAATCATGCCATTGCTCAAACCGATGGTGAATTGATTGTGGTGTTTGATGCGGACTTTGTGCCCACGCGAAACTTCCTAACCCGAACGATCGGCTTTTTTCAAGATCCACAAGTCGCGTTGGTGCAAACGCCACAAACTTTCTACAACGCCGACCCGATCGCCCGCAATTTGGGTCTCGAAAACATCCTTACTCCTGAAGAAGAAGTGTTCTATCGGCAAATTCAACCGATTCGCGATGGCGCAGGCAGTGTGATTTGCTCTGGGACTTCCTTTGTCGTGCGGCGTAGCGCCCTGGAAGCAACGGGTGGGTTTGTCACCGATTCCCTCAGCGAAGACTACTTCACCGGAATTCGCCTGACGGCTCAAGGCTATCGGTTGATTTACCTCGATGAGAAGCTTAGCGCCGGACTGGCTGCCGAAAACATAGCGGCTCATGCGTTACAGCGATTGCGCTGGGCCCGAGGCACGCTCCAAGCATTTTTCATTAAAGCAAATCCGCTGACCATTCCAGGGCTGAATTTTCTGCAACGCTTGGCCCACTTAGAAGGATTACTGCACTGGTTTACTAGCCTTTCGCGGGTTGGCTTTTTGCTGATGCCGTTGGCCTATTCGTTCTTGGGGGTGATTCCCCTACGAGCCACCGCCGCCGAGTTACTGTATTTCTTCTTGCCCTATTATCTAGTACAGCTTGCGGTTTTCTCTTGGCTCAACTATCGATCGCGATCGGCTTTACTCTCTGATATCTATTCGTTGGTGTTGGCCTTTCCCCTCGCGTTGACCGTGATTCAAGTCATGCTCAATCCTTTCTCGAGGGGCTTTAAGGTGACACCCAAAGGAACCGCCAGCGATCGGTTTTCCTTCAACTGGAATTTGGCTTGGCCCCTGTTAGCACTGTTTGTCGCAACGGCGGTGAGCCTCTGGGTGAACGTGGGCAACTGTATGATTAAAGGCGCTTGGGCAGAAACGGTTCCTCCAGATATCGCCGTACAGATCAAAGGAATTGGATTGGGCTGGATCTGGAGCGCCTACAACTTGATTATGATTGGCATCGCGCTGTTGATTTTGCTGGATGTGCCCCGTCCTAGCCCCTACGAGTGGTTTAATTTGCAGCGAACCGTAAAACTAACGGTACTGGACACGAGTGAACATACTTTCTATGGCATCACTACCATGATGTCGGAAGTCGGGGCAGAACTTGCCTTAACGCAGGCAGGGTTCCCGCGCTTAGCTCCTGAAGAGACCTTACCCGTTTGCCTAGAAATACAAGAAAATGGCTTGCATTTGCAAGGAGAAGTCGTTCGCAGCGGGTTTGATGGAGAATTTCCCACGGTGCGGATTATGTTTGAACCTATGAATTTATTGCAGCAGCGACAACTAACAGAAATGCTATTCTGTCGTCCGGGGCAGTGGAAAAGTCGCTGCACGCCTAATGAATTTCAATCTCTCTGGCTCCTATTTCGCATCTTGCTTAGGCCACGTGTGTTGTTCGATCGCCACATTGATGTCAGTGCGGTATCTGTAGCACAGGTCTAA
- a CDS encoding DUF4079 domain-containing protein codes for MSATDITGLIHPTIAVALIFPLLGIVAYFAWQTRQRRLQAKATGKSKIPPTVGPEHLRIGRWFSNAVVLLTLIGLAHPIFTKMASNDVWSQEPTRAWFVVLLFGLTIASLVLLNRAKPKLWRGVFATLTGMGLVILGCQPEVFRRGFEWYVSHYYYGMTAALLMVFSLAMFPDIYQDRSNRWRTVHIVLNSIAFLLFLGQGFTGTRDLLEIPLSWQQPYIEQLYINNCQTQDCVVQPVPAESETAEP; via the coding sequence ATGAGTGCTACAGATATTACTGGGTTAATTCATCCTACGATCGCCGTTGCCCTAATTTTTCCATTACTGGGAATTGTGGCTTACTTTGCTTGGCAAACCCGTCAACGCCGGTTGCAGGCTAAAGCAACCGGTAAAAGCAAAATCCCCCCGACTGTCGGACCAGAGCATTTAAGAATTGGGCGTTGGTTTAGTAATGCTGTTGTGCTATTGACGCTGATTGGCTTAGCTCATCCCATTTTCACCAAGATGGCTAGCAATGACGTTTGGTCTCAAGAACCAACCCGTGCTTGGTTTGTGGTGCTGCTATTTGGGTTGACGATCGCTTCGCTGGTCTTGCTGAATCGAGCCAAACCCAAACTATGGCGAGGGGTGTTCGCCACTTTGACTGGGATGGGGCTTGTAATTTTAGGCTGCCAACCCGAAGTGTTTCGGCGCGGGTTTGAATGGTACGTGTCACACTACTACTACGGCATGACTGCTGCTCTACTGATGGTGTTTTCGCTGGCGATGTTTCCAGATATCTACCAAGATCGATCGAACCGTTGGCGGACTGTTCACATTGTGCTCAACAGCATTGCGTTCCTTCTGTTTTTGGGACAAGGCTTCACTGGAACTCGAGATCTGTTGGAAATTCCCTTAAGCTGGCAACAGCCTTATATCGAACAGCTTTACATCAACAACTGCCAAACCCAAGACTGTGTGGTGCAACCCGTTCCTGCTGAGTCAGAAACAGCAGAGCCTTAG
- the psb32 gene encoding photosystem II repair protein Psb32, whose amino-acid sequence MPALNAGDSTWVIDQADILSRLTENEINAELANLAQTTGREVRLVTIHRLDYGETVQSFTDKLFDRWFSTPDAQANQVLLVLDNVTNSAAIHIGNAVQDRLSPETAESVAQETVMVPLRNGNKYNQAFLDASDRLVAVLSGQPDPGPPVVEVDIQTEGTFAKAEETNDRSATIVVVVLLAIATIVPMATYFLYQAFQS is encoded by the coding sequence ATGCCCGCCTTGAATGCAGGAGATTCAACCTGGGTGATTGATCAGGCCGATATCTTAAGCAGATTGACCGAGAATGAAATTAACGCAGAATTAGCCAACCTCGCTCAAACTACGGGACGTGAAGTGCGGCTTGTCACCATTCACCGCTTAGATTACGGTGAGACTGTTCAAAGCTTCACCGACAAATTGTTCGATCGCTGGTTTTCTACCCCTGATGCTCAAGCAAACCAAGTCTTGCTAGTCCTAGATAATGTAACGAACAGCGCCGCTATTCACATTGGTAATGCAGTGCAAGACAGGTTGTCGCCAGAAACGGCTGAAAGTGTCGCTCAAGAAACGGTGATGGTACCACTACGTAACGGCAATAAGTATAACCAAGCTTTTCTAGACGCGAGCGATCGATTGGTGGCGGTATTATCTGGACAACCCGATCCTGGCCCGCCCGTGGTTGAGGTAGATATTCAAACCGAGGGGACCTTTGCCAAAGCCGAGGAAACGAATGATAGAAGCGCCACAATTGTAGTCGTTGTGTTGCTTGCCATTGCAACCATTGTGCCGATGGCCACCTACTTTTTGTATCAAGCTTTCCAGTCTTAA
- a CDS encoding class I SAM-dependent methyltransferase, translating to MAVQKDTLFERFLAPLFSQFLMDRDALLQYRHSKDWEQEADRFRLPNFTYPAYYQTQAFHGITQGYLNPDAAVTYDPVTKYVLPPNEEWVRQGLIDRIRCRPRRILDLGCGTGSMTLRLKQAFPNAEVVGLDLSPYMLVVADEKATQAKLDIQFQQGNAEQTGFPDASFDLVTASLLFHETPPAVSCRILQECFRLLSVGGEVLILDGNQSTLRWADWLTEIFEEPYIKDYAAGSVDAWMGAAGFESIRTEDVFWTNQVTRGMKPLPRSFVMVEPEASTIAEQWAMG from the coding sequence ATGGCTGTGCAGAAGGATACTCTCTTTGAACGATTTCTAGCGCCTCTTTTCAGTCAATTTCTTATGGATCGAGATGCCTTACTGCAATATCGCCACAGTAAGGACTGGGAACAAGAAGCCGATCGGTTTCGATTGCCCAATTTTACCTATCCTGCCTACTATCAAACCCAAGCCTTCCACGGCATCACGCAAGGCTATCTGAACCCTGATGCGGCTGTTACTTATGATCCGGTGACAAAATATGTGCTGCCTCCTAACGAAGAATGGGTACGCCAAGGACTAATTGATCGAATTCGCTGCCGCCCCAGGCGCATTCTTGATTTGGGCTGTGGTACAGGTTCGATGACGCTGCGGCTGAAACAAGCTTTTCCGAACGCTGAAGTGGTGGGATTGGATTTATCGCCCTATATGCTGGTGGTTGCCGACGAAAAGGCAACGCAAGCAAAACTGGATATTCAGTTTCAGCAGGGCAACGCTGAACAGACAGGCTTTCCTGATGCCAGCTTTGATTTAGTCACGGCCTCGTTACTTTTCCACGAAACCCCGCCTGCGGTTTCTTGCCGAATTTTGCAAGAATGTTTTCGGTTATTGAGCGTGGGTGGGGAGGTGTTGATTCTGGATGGCAATCAGTCAACCCTGCGCTGGGCTGATTGGCTTACCGAGATCTTTGAAGAGCCATACATCAAAGACTATGCGGCAGGTAGTGTGGATGCTTGGATGGGAGCGGCAGGTTTTGAGAGTATTCGCACTGAAGACGTTTTTTGGACGAATCAAGTCACCCGTGGCATGAAACCCTTACCGCGATCGTTTGTAATGGTTGAGCCAGAAGCGAGCACGATAGCAGAACAGTGGGCAATGGGGTAA